CCTGGTAAGGGAAATTTTGTTTGGGAAATGGTACATCCCGGAACAGCAGTGCAGGTATCATGCCCGTCAGCACGATGCCGACATTGAAGAGCAGAAAAAACTGGATCAGCATGGTGATCGCAATGCAAAATTTGGCAAAAAACAACACCGTGAAAGGCTGGGGCGTCGTATGCACCTGCTTCCAGGAATTGTTGCGGAATTCGATCTGGGCAAGCAGGCTGGCCGTCAGAATGATCCCTATGGGCAGTAGAAAAATGGACATATAGTTCCAGCACTGATTGTAAAGCATATTCCAGATTTTCTCCGAAGAATTACTTTGCACCAATGTTTCCGAGTACAAAATCCTTCTGAACAGCACGATGGCGGGAATGAAAAGAGCGCCTGCAATGGTGAGCCAGGAAGCGGAACTGTGTTTTTTCTTGATCCACTCGCTTTGAATACTTTGTAAGATTACCATCATGATTTGCCGATCAGGTCGATGAAAATGTTTTCAAGGTCTTTATTGTTACCGCTGATTCCGGACACCGAAATCCCTGCTTCCACCAG
This Dyadobacter sp. UC 10 DNA region includes the following protein-coding sequences:
- a CDS encoding ABC transporter permease, with amino-acid sequence MMVILQSIQSEWIKKKHSSASWLTIAGALFIPAIVLFRRILYSETLVQSNSSEKIWNMLYNQCWNYMSIFLLPIGIILTASLLAQIEFRNNSWKQVHTTPQPFTVLFFAKFCIAITMLIQFFLLFNVGIVLTGMIPALLFRDVPFPKQNFPYQEFLTGNAKFFLYSLPILSLQYLLSIHIRNFMVPIGVGFAMVIASLIAVSWKYGYFLPYTYCSKQFLIHDNRIDPDINIFGWSVGYFLLFTTLNYILYINQKSRG